A genomic segment from Yimella sp. cx-51 encodes:
- a CDS encoding FAD-binding oxidoreductase has protein sequence MSEAVPTTASVVVMGGGVIGLSTAYHLAKAGVRDVVVVETNQLGSGSTCKAAGGVRAMFSDEINVIMGKHSLDVFERFGELFDQEIDLHQVGYLFLLDNDEDVADFERTVQLQQSLGIEAHMIDPTEAKRRSPLIDITGIKAAAFSPRDGHCTPESVVLGYARAARKAGVRIITGCEVTGAEVSGGRIRVVETSRGRIEADTVVCATGAWSGKVAGLFGVDLPVTPMRRQILVTEPMTGLPSDTPFTIDFATSLYFHNEGPGLLLGMSDKNETEGFKLNRGEEWLPGLFDAIERRAPSLAEVGMASGWAGLYEMTPDHNGLVGQADDLPGFYYCTGFSGHGFLLGPALGEVMRDLIRGDQPMVDISCFDVARFAHATRPEKNIV, from the coding sequence GTGAGTGAAGCAGTGCCGACGACTGCATCGGTCGTCGTGATGGGTGGTGGCGTGATCGGCCTGAGTACGGCCTACCACCTCGCCAAGGCAGGCGTGCGCGATGTCGTGGTCGTGGAGACCAACCAGCTCGGCTCGGGCTCGACCTGCAAGGCGGCGGGCGGCGTCCGCGCGATGTTCTCCGACGAGATCAACGTCATCATGGGCAAGCACAGCCTGGACGTCTTCGAGCGCTTCGGGGAGTTGTTCGACCAGGAGATCGACCTGCACCAGGTGGGCTATCTCTTCCTGCTCGACAACGACGAGGACGTCGCCGACTTCGAGCGCACCGTGCAGTTGCAGCAGTCGCTGGGCATCGAGGCCCACATGATCGATCCGACTGAGGCGAAGCGGCGGTCTCCGCTGATCGACATCACCGGCATCAAGGCAGCGGCTTTCTCGCCGCGCGACGGTCACTGCACCCCGGAGTCGGTCGTGCTCGGCTACGCGCGAGCAGCTCGCAAGGCCGGCGTCCGCATCATCACCGGCTGCGAAGTCACCGGTGCCGAGGTCAGTGGCGGACGCATCCGCGTCGTCGAGACCAGCAGGGGCCGCATCGAGGCCGACACGGTCGTGTGCGCGACCGGTGCGTGGTCGGGCAAGGTGGCCGGCCTGTTCGGCGTCGATCTGCCGGTGACACCGATGCGTCGTCAGATCCTCGTGACAGAGCCGATGACGGGGCTGCCTTCCGACACCCCTTTCACCATCGATTTCGCCACGTCGCTCTACTTCCACAACGAGGGCCCCGGACTTCTTCTTGGTATGTCTGACAAGAATGAAACAGAGGGCTTCAAGCTGAACCGCGGCGAGGAGTGGCTGCCCGGTCTCTTCGATGCCATTGAGCGTCGGGCACCTTCGCTGGCCGAGGTGGGCATGGCCTCCGGCTGGGCCGGACTCTACGAGATGACTCCCGACCACAACGGGCTGGTCGGCCAGGCCGACGACCTTCCCGGTTTCTACTACTGCACCGGCTTCTCCGGCCACGGATTCCTGCTCGGGCCGGCACTCGGTGAGGTCATGCGTGACCTCATCAGGGGCGACCAGCCAATGGTCGACATCTCGTGTTTCGATGTTGCGAGATTCGCGCACGCGACGCGCCCCGAGAAGAACATCGTCTGA
- a CDS encoding thiamine pyrophosphate-dependent enzyme translates to MITSIDEHFAAVVRSWESAPPSVPAGGEGLEQLFQAQLASRHLDFAARTLQQRKLGYYTIGSSGHESNAAVAAALRPTDPAMLHYRAGAFYCMRATQLPGHDAVRDMVLSLTASADDPISGGRHKVIGNADLAIIPQTSTIASHLPRAVGAAFAIGRARQAAVELAWPHDSVVVASLGDASVNHSTAVGALNAAGHAVHQGVPMPLLVVCEDNGIGISVRTPAGWTASMLRSRPGFEYVEADGTDPAEALRRTSELVARVRAERRPAILHLRTVRLMGHAGSDAEVAYRSPREILADYDCDPLLATASALVNSGARTPKDVLDEYEAMRGRVAEAVDSLTPTRHLSTAAEVIAPLVVDPDRTVAAIEPASNELRDKAFRGALPESSGPRTLAQAINASLTDLLAALPQALVFGEDVGVKGGVYGVTRGLRRAFGAARAFDTLLDEQSILGTALGSALAGYLPVPEIQYLAYLHNAEDQLRGEAASLRFFSNGQCHNGMLVRIAGLAYQKGFGGHFHNDNSVAVLTDIPGIVVGVPSSAAEAPRMIRTLAAHALNDGRVCVLLEPIALYHLRDIKAGDGRLAADYTAPADWAGDQARLDEGQELGGGPDALVVTFGNGVPMSVRVADSLRAQGGPDVSVFNLRWITPLPVEHLMRVAASFPHVVVVDETRHSGGVGESVVSALVEGGYQGQIQRVASVDSFVPLGPAADTVLLSEDDIARALKEVQQ, encoded by the coding sequence ATGATCACCTCGATCGACGAACACTTCGCCGCAGTCGTTCGTTCCTGGGAGTCGGCGCCGCCTTCCGTGCCCGCCGGTGGCGAGGGCTTGGAGCAGCTCTTCCAGGCGCAGCTGGCCAGCCGGCATCTCGACTTCGCGGCGCGCACGCTGCAGCAGCGCAAGCTCGGCTACTACACGATTGGTTCGTCCGGTCACGAGTCGAATGCCGCTGTGGCTGCGGCGCTGCGGCCCACCGACCCGGCGATGTTGCACTACCGGGCCGGCGCCTTCTACTGCATGCGTGCGACGCAGTTGCCCGGCCATGACGCGGTGCGCGACATGGTGCTGTCGCTGACCGCCAGCGCCGACGACCCCATCTCCGGCGGCCGCCACAAGGTGATCGGCAATGCCGACCTCGCAATCATCCCGCAGACATCCACGATCGCTTCGCACCTGCCACGCGCAGTCGGTGCTGCCTTCGCAATCGGACGTGCCCGGCAGGCAGCTGTCGAGCTCGCCTGGCCGCACGACTCGGTGGTCGTCGCCAGCCTGGGCGACGCCTCGGTCAACCACTCCACCGCCGTCGGAGCGCTCAACGCAGCTGGCCATGCCGTGCACCAGGGCGTGCCCATGCCGCTGCTCGTGGTGTGTGAGGACAACGGCATCGGCATCAGCGTTCGCACCCCGGCCGGGTGGACGGCGAGCATGCTGCGCAGCCGGCCCGGCTTCGAATACGTCGAGGCAGACGGCACCGACCCCGCCGAGGCTCTTCGCAGGACGAGCGAACTCGTCGCCCGGGTGCGTGCCGAGCGACGTCCGGCGATCCTGCACCTGCGCACCGTCCGACTCATGGGTCACGCCGGGTCGGACGCCGAAGTCGCCTATCGCAGCCCGCGCGAGATCCTCGCCGACTACGACTGCGACCCGCTGCTGGCCACGGCCTCTGCGCTGGTCAACTCCGGAGCGCGCACCCCGAAGGACGTGCTGGACGAGTACGAAGCGATGCGGGGACGCGTGGCCGAAGCCGTCGACTCGCTCACTCCCACGCGGCACCTCAGCACCGCCGCCGAAGTGATCGCGCCCTTGGTCGTCGACCCGGATCGCACAGTGGCCGCCATCGAGCCGGCGTCGAATGAATTGCGGGACAAGGCTTTTCGAGGTGCTCTGCCGGAGTCTTCTGGTCCGCGCACGCTCGCCCAGGCCATCAACGCCTCGCTCACCGACCTGCTCGCGGCCCTCCCGCAGGCACTCGTCTTCGGTGAGGACGTCGGCGTCAAGGGCGGCGTCTACGGCGTCACCCGCGGTCTGCGCCGGGCGTTCGGCGCGGCGCGTGCTTTCGACACGCTGCTGGACGAACAGTCGATCCTCGGCACGGCGCTCGGTTCGGCGCTCGCGGGCTACCTGCCGGTGCCGGAGATCCAATACCTCGCCTACCTGCACAACGCCGAAGACCAGTTGCGTGGTGAAGCAGCGAGCCTGCGCTTCTTCTCCAACGGTCAGTGCCACAACGGAATGCTCGTGCGCATCGCCGGCCTCGCCTACCAGAAGGGCTTCGGCGGTCACTTCCACAACGACAACTCGGTGGCGGTGCTCACCGACATCCCCGGCATCGTCGTCGGCGTACCCTCCAGCGCGGCCGAGGCTCCTCGGATGATCCGCACCCTTGCCGCGCATGCCTTGAACGACGGTCGGGTGTGTGTGCTTCTCGAGCCCATCGCGCTCTACCACTTGCGCGACATCAAGGCCGGCGACGGACGACTCGCCGCCGACTACACCGCGCCTGCCGACTGGGCCGGCGACCAGGCCCGGTTGGACGAAGGTCAAGAGCTCGGCGGCGGCCCGGACGCCCTCGTCGTGACCTTCGGCAATGGCGTGCCGATGAGCGTGCGCGTGGCCGACTCGCTTCGGGCACAAGGCGGCCCGGACGTGAGTGTCTTCAACCTGCGATGGATCACCCCGCTCCCGGTGGAGCACCTGATGCGGGTCGCGGCGTCCTTCCCGCATGTCGTCGTGGTCGACGAGACCCGCCATAGCGGTGGGGTGGGGGAGTCGGTGGTCAGCGCGCTGGTGGAGGGCGGCTATCAAGGTCAGATCCAACGCGTCGCCAGCGTCGACTCCTTCGTCCCGCTCGGCCCGGCCGCAGACACGGTGCTGTTGTCGGAGGACGACATCGCACGAGCCCTCAAGGAGGTTCAGCAGTGA